The nucleotide sequence TAAAAAAAGTTAGCTGcaaactgggcgtggtggcgcacgctttaatcccaatacttaggaggcagagacaggcggagctctgtgagttcaaggtcagcccaaaATTCAGGTCGGCCAGGGCTACGTggtaaaaccctatctcaaaaaaataaataaataaaaaggtgccTCTAGGCACAGGGCACTTTCCAATTATTGCCAACCTTAGCACCCTGGGGGCAGGTGCCACCGCAGGGCCACTACAGGGTCTTCCCTTCCTGGTACTGCAAGGCCGGGTGAAAGGCCCAACACAAAGCACCCTAGGGCAGGGCAACTGGGAACATGACCTTTGTGTGGAGAGCCCCAAGGGCTGGGACAGGAACTATCCAGACCTGGCACCTCTCCCCATCTCCAGGTCCCCTGGGGACTACAGGACAGGTAATCTGCTGAGGGGGAACTTGGGTGTAGGGCTTCTCCAAGCTCCCCACATTTTAAGCTGGAAGCCTGGGGACCCCTATATTCCCAAACAGATGAGAGCCATCAGTGTGGAAAGCCAGTTAGGACTTGTGACCGTAGATTGTTGATAGGGCCCTTGCCTAGCCAGAGGCCAGGCTGGCACATACAGAGACCATAGGTCCTCTCTGTCCCCCAGGAGCAGGGGAGCCAGGGTCCTTCAGAGAGCAGTGCTAGTGGGAGGAAAGGTGgggttcccctcccccaccccagggcaCCTCAGAAACTGAAGGCATCCTGGCTGTGTATGTTTTATTAAGATAAGTCACCAACAACTTAGGTCGTTCATTAACCACAAGGCACCTCTGATAAGCTATATAGACGGGAATCTATCAGCCATTTGAGTGTTCTGTTTGCCCCATGAAGGGTGTCCCTTCCCTCCACTGAGCCACCACAGGGACAGCGGGCAGGTTTCCAGCTACTGGACACTTGAGGCCAAAGGGACATCTTTACCTCTATGGACTTAAAATGGAGGATCATTTTAGCCTGGGCACCATGGGCCAGCCCCAGGTTGTTTGGCAAAATCAAGGCTTTCTTTCCCAACACCATAGATGCAAAGGTGAAGGGTGAGCCTGGTACTCAGAAATCATGCTGTTACGGTAGGATCCGTCCTGGGTGAGAATGAAGGCCAACAGGAgctgacacacttcctcttgaGTCCACAGCATGGCTCAGAACCTCAACCAGAGCCAGCCATAGGCAGGTGTTGGCGATGTCCCCTCATTAGCCTTGAAGCCTCCCTGGGCACCCGCCAGAAAGCTAGTTGGGAATGTGTCTTGTAAGGACACTTGGGACTGCCCTGGAGGGTAGTACCCTGCATAGCGAAGGatgtggtctgggcagccagaggCCACAGTCTTTGCCAATTCAGCCCAAGGGAAGCCAGCTCAGCCCTCCGCACCTAGGGTTCTCGGCGGGGATGAGCACGTTTGAATGGCCTGTTTTGGAAACGCTCCTCTTTGAGAAGGAGGTTGGGAGTTGGGCCACTACTGAGGCTGGGTCCTGTGTCCTGTGGTACACAGGGCTGTCTCTGCCTCAAGGGCACACCAGGACATGCTTGGCCCTGCTCCCGAAGCCATACAGCCTGGCAGCTATAAAAGGTAATGAAAGATGCATTCAGACTCCTCCAGGCTGGAGCTGAGGCACAGTCAGCCCAGCTTGTGGTGGGGACAGGCTGCCAAAAGCAGCCTCATGCTCGCTGGTCCAGACCACAGGGCCCAGGTTCCAGGCCGAGCCcccatccatctgtccgtctTTCCAGGACCTCTCCCAGACTCCGCTCCTCTGCCACCAACCCTGGGCTCCTCAAAGTACTTCGAGGCGTGGGAACTGGGCACGGCCTCCCCACACCATTGCAGCTGCAGGCTGGAGGAGAACCAGTGGCGTGGCTGGCCGAGGCTGCAGTGCAGCGTGGTGCGGAAAGAGCTGCGGGCCAGCTTGGGGAAGATGATTGCCGTGCTTCCGAACCGCAGGGCACGTGGGCGAGGCTCCAGGGTCAGCTGGCTGCGGTAGCTGCGCCACGTGCAGTTGGGTGCCGCCACTATGGTCTCACTGTAGGCTGTGACTGTAGGCACCGGAGCATAGAAGATCTTGTCGCGGAAGTACCTCTCTGAGGCGTAGGTGACCTCAGAGTTGCAGCTGGGGAGGACAGTAGGTAACGAAGGTGGTTAGCCTACCACCCTCGGTGGGCTAGCCTTACACAGAACCCTTTTTGACCTTGACTGTGAAGGGTCAAAGTCCCAGCTGGACCCTAAATTGGGGGTTGGAGGGAGACTAAAAAGAACACGATTGGGATGATGGATGCTGTTTAGGCAGTGGCTTTGTGGCTCTGGATTGTCACCATGGAGGGATATCTATGTTGGAgtatttggggggcagaggctaACTATGGGAAAGGtcacatggaaaaagaaagcaggtgCCTCCTGTAGTCTACTCCCAACTTTGTTATATTGGAAGGCCTATGAaggttctcacagccctggctggtgGGTGATGCCACCATTCAGAGGGACCAGTCAGTGATCCAAGAAGGCCtgggtggggaacatggcagcaccAGAGGGTAAGAGTTGTTGAGCCCCAAACTGGCTGCTCTGCCCTCACAGGCAGGACCCCTTCACCAGCTCGGCAGGGTCCCTTAGAGAGGACCCACCCACCTGACTCTTGGCCAACTCACCGGATTTCATGCGCAGGTTCGGGGTCCACCTTGATGCTCTCTCCAAAGAATACAGGCAGCAGACGGGGCCTCATCTCCTGGGCTGGGGGACTTTGGAAGAGGGAAGTAGCCTATGTGAAGAAATGGGGGGGTCATGATTTATACACTACCCCCAGTACTGAGAACAGGGGGTCAGATGGAAAGACATCCCCACATCCCTGTCTGCGTGACCCCATGAGGGTGAGGCATGACTGTCGTCCCCATGCATGGGCACCCAGGTGGGATAGATAGCTCCTGGGTCAGATGGATGCACCCAGCTCCCAGGGGACCCCAGGCAACCTCAGTATCAAGTGACTTCAGCACTGACCCCGTCACAAACTCCCAGATGAGGTGTTTATGGGAATAATACCAGAGAGGCTGTGGCTTGGCGTCCCCCACACATACAAGGTAAGTTTGCCGAGCAACTGTCGTGCCCTGGGCACAGCACGGGGTCCTATGTGACTGCTGAGGAGGGAGAACATGCACCCAGGCTAAGGCTGAAGAACTAAGCATTCAGTTCAGAGAGGTGGGTGTATTCTACACGGTACAGAGCATTGCAGAGCTTAAAACACCAAGTGAGCCTGCTACTACCGGACCATTGCCCCTGCTTGATTCACctgaaatcaaaaaataaaaccaacaacaaaaaatcagccAATGGACTGGGGCACTGGCTCAGGCATTAGAGGCTGCGTGAGACCCTGTGTTCCATCTCCAGAACCCCATAAATGGGTGgcgcacctgtaaccccagcacccagaaggtggCGTCATGAGGTTCAAGAGTTAAAGGCCAACCTCGGGTACACAGAGAGAACCTGGAGACAGATGGAAAAAGGGGACCCAACACTGCTACCTGGGCAGCCCCATTTCAGTCAGACTTCCCACGTGACTCGGTCAGTCGAACATAAAGCCCAGTTCAAATAAAGGAGGCGGGGGGGGGTGCTCTGCTCCCCGTTCAAATGGAGGAGGGGGGTATTGCTCCCCAGTTCAAATGGAGGAAAGGGGGTACTGCTCTCCAAAGGGCCCCACTGGAAAAACAGTTCAGCTGCCCCCAGGGAGTGCAGGCactgagagagagaacagagcccAGATGTCCACTGGGGACACGACAGCTGGGCACAACATACCCAAGGGGTCTACCAAGGGTTCTAGggctggaagggaagggaacTGGGTGGCAGCCACTAGCCACCCCCTGTAGATTTCTGCAGTCAAAACCCTGACTAAGGGTTGTTTTGAGAATGTCTCACCTTTCAGCTGGCCTGCAGAGCTCACGGGAAAAACCCAGCTGTGTTAGGTGGAAGACAGTGTCCCCCCTAGAAGCTGGGTTACAGCCCCATGGTGACTATGGAGGTGGGGGGCTCTAGCACCCTTGGGGCATGCATGGTGGGCTGGTAT is from Microtus pennsylvanicus isolate mMicPen1 chromosome 1, mMicPen1.hap1, whole genome shotgun sequence and encodes:
- the Rflna gene encoding refilin-A, with the translated sequence MVGHLHLQAMGDTREQSRDGLLDSPDSGLPPSPSPSPPFYALSPGTLEARATTEPPGPSEAPAATSLFQSPPAQEMRPRLLPVFFGESIKVDPEPAHEIRCNSEVTYASERYFRDKIFYAPVPTVTAYSETIVAAPNCTWRSYRSQLTLEPRPRALRFGSTAIIFPKLARSSFRTTLHCSLGQPRHWFSSSLQLQWCGEAVPSSHASKYFEEPRVGGRGAESGRGPGKTDRWMGARPGTWALWSGPASMRLLLAACPHHKLG